The following proteins come from a genomic window of Malus domestica chromosome 02, GDT2T_hap1:
- the LOC114823391 gene encoding probable purine permease 11 isoform X2 → MAMPDSQESILPKEETVIEQTLFVKLGRWQWWFLVVLNVFFLIVGQTAAVLLGRFYYDQGGNSKWLATLVQTAAFPVLLIPLYFLPSSKDHATTSNPPSIKVLALVYFSIGVLLAGDNMMYSVGLLYLSASTYSLICATQLAFNAVFSYFINSQKFTMLILNSVIIVSFSAALIAVNDDSGGPTGVSKGKYILGFICTIGASALYSLLLSLMQLSFQKVLKRETFSVVLEMQIYTALVASFAATVGLFASGEWRSLHGEMVNYGKGRVSYVMTLVWTAVAWQVCSVGVVGLIFVVSSLFSNVISTLSLAVTPIAAVIILHDKMNGVKVIAMLLALWGFASYVYQNYLDDSKARRRQADAREPQNDSSI, encoded by the coding sequence ATAGCCAAGAATCGATCTTACCCAAAGAAGAAACTGTGATTGAACAAACACTATTTGTTAAACTTGGTCGTTGGCAATGGTGGTTTCTGGTGGTACTCAACGTCTTCTTCCTAATTGTGGGGCAGACTGCTGCTGTTTTACTTGGAAGATTCTATTATGACCAGGGTGGTAATAGTAAGTGGTTGGCTACTCTTGTCCAAACTGCAGCCTTCCCAGTCCTTCTCATCCcgctttattttcttccttcatCCAAAGATCATGCAACTACTTCAAACCCACCTTCCATTAAAGTTCTTGCCTTGGTTTACTTCTCTATTGGAGTGCTCTTAGCTGGTGACAACATGATGTACTCTGTCGGACTCTTGTACCTATCTGCCTCTACTTACTCCCTCATATGCGCAACTCAATTAGCTTTTAATGCTGTTTTCTCGTACTTCATCAACTCTCAGAAGTTCACAATGCTGATTCTTAATTCAGTGATTATCGTGTCATTCTCAGCGGCTCTTATTGCTGTTAATGATGACTCTGGAGGACCAACAGGAGTATCAAAGGGGAAATATATCCTTGGCTTCATCTGTACCATTGGAGCTTCTGCATTGTACTCTCTTCTGCTTTCCCTCATGCAGCTTTCTTTCCAAAAGGTTTTAAAAAGGGAAACGTTTTCTGTGGTTTTGGAGATGCAAATCTATACAGCCCTGGTTGCTAGTTTTGCTGCAACTGTAGGTCTTTTTGCAAGTGGAGAATGGAGGAGTTTACATGGGGAAATGGTAAACTATGGCAAGGGACGAGTTTCTTACGTGATGACCTTAGTTTGGACAGCTGTGGCTTGGCAAGTTTGTTCTGTTGGTGTTGTAGGCTTAATTTTCGTGGtgtcttctctcttctccaatGTAATTAGTACTCTCTCTTTGGCTGTTACTCCTATAGCCGCTGTGATAATCCTCCATGACAAGATGAACGGTGTCAAGGTAATTGCTATGCTTCTGGCTCTTTGGGGTTTCGCCTCTTATGTTTATCAGAACTATCTTGATGACTctaaagcaagaagaagacaagctgATGCTAGGGAACCACAAAATGATTCCTCTATTTAA